A single Armigeres subalbatus isolate Guangzhou_Male unplaced genomic scaffold, GZ_Asu_2 Contig1118, whole genome shotgun sequence DNA region contains:
- the LOC134202255 gene encoding LOW QUALITY PROTEIN: uncharacterized protein LOC134202255 (The sequence of the model RefSeq protein was modified relative to this genomic sequence to represent the inferred CDS: inserted 1 base in 1 codon; deleted 1 base in 1 codon) codes for HYRGSLKSLNTGIVTLLNYGKHVPPAVSHVTLAHEIGHNFGSPHDPEQCTPGGEDGNFIMFARATSGDKRNNNRFSPCSLKAIEPVLNAKARSAKGCFTEPQASICGNGVVEHGEQCDCGWEEDCKDSCCYPMSRHPRFDQKPCTLTPKAQCSPSQGPCCTLECTLKTGDKCRDDNGCRDPAYCDGNMPLCPPSVNKPNKTICNKEYVCYMGDCTGSICLAYGLESCQCAVGPNDPPLRACELCCKLPGEDKPCLSSFDWNEPPFDVPDMYAKPGTPCNDYNGYCDVSQKCREVDPSGPLATLRKLLLSEESIASFKKWVISNWYAVALIVVIILALLILSAKLLGKRTNLKLKTVTIIHSATTETVRLPEDNNGVIVHTAVRTKVPLRKKVRGERSKSKTAPLPPGQSVPKQLLATATGTGGVVTTTAAAAAANTTAILPSSSKDRFHLSRSSTSNPATVVIKQVKRHVGKTTTTTTVAGGKTDSPKKLIKKKKKRSNATPGNPSDESPVKEPITKQKKKKTKSKHKEVIDYSSRSDAHSHSNTFGKVHRWLLESPIVTNATNQFEHASKVTNIINKSQSTPEHLTTTTAAVTSQQQPRSPKKTRLKTKSVGNINEKVRLQVVYKPPFKFSLKLSKNDPSVKTHVVVGPVGKRKGRMVDRKRVAAAIQSETQRGRTAILVRPADESIPFVGPLSEPNYETLNPRNLPEAPPSPSSETHVYENVTFQGDAGGPTELPNSVPPPINTATFRINRSASGSNIMNPVGSHFRNPSITSVSQIRPTSSGLRGSSSTLAATAGGSHSNSNSRERDKHRRSYGGVLGGESTESLTRSSTTNLAKSASSKRNSFAEKRRSSSTSLHQRHSGSASNLHLMKRHSGSSSQYLNQEPSRSAMPHEVPLSRRHSTSVRPVDSSAGASNSVNSNSMQKQKISRTSSSTNLSGGGSGTATKRRGSIGSRQPPGHPHHHLSRXTSLNVRPQKPNGFDRAEDRRPHTSSCDERHPPTAGFEWPPAGLKRPGHDDDPLPSDLEVMVSDAENLVGDR; via the exons CATGATCCAGAGCAATGCACACCGGGTGGCGAAGATGGTAACTTCATCATGTTTGCTCGGGCCACTTCCGGAGACAAGCGGAATAACAACCGGTTCAGCCCCTGTTCCTTGAAGGCCATCGAACCGGTTTTGAATGCGAAAGCCCGCAGCGCTAAGGGATGCTTCACAG AGCCACAAGCTTCCATCTGTGGCAACGGAGTGGTAGAACACGGCGAACAGTGCGACTGCGGTTGGGAAGAGGATTGCAAGGACTCATGTTGTTACCCT ATGTCCAGACATCCACGGTTCGATCAGAAGCCATGCACGCTGACACCTAA AGCCCAGTGTAGCCCGTCGCAAGGGCCGTGTTGTACGCTGGAGTGTACCCTCAAAACCGGAGACAAGTGTCGGGACGACAACGGCTGTCGTGATCCGGCGTACTGCGATGGCAACATGCCCCTGTGTCCTCCGTCTGTGAACAAGCCGAACAAAACAATCTGCAACAAAGAGTACGTGTGCTACATGGGCGATTGTACCGGATCGATTTGCCTGGCGTATGGTCTCGAGTCGTGCCAGTGTGCCGTTGGACCGAACGATCCACCACTTCGAGCTTGCGAACTGTGCTGTAAGCTACCGGGCGAAGATAAACCATGTCTCAGTTCTTTCGACTGGAATGAACCACCGTTCGATGTTCCGGATATGTATGCCAAACCGGGAACTCCCTGCAACGACTACAACGGATACTGCGATGTATCGCAAAAGTGTCGTGAGGTAGACCCTTCGGGACCGTTGGCCACCCTGCGGAAACTACTACTGTCAGAAGAGAGTATAGCCAGTTTCAAGAAATGGGTGATCTCTAATTGGTATGCCGTGGCCCTGATCGTGGTGATTATCTTAGCGCTATTG ATTCTGAGCGCGAAACTGCTGGGCAAGCGGACGAATCTGAAACTCAAAACGGTCACCATAATCCACAGTGCGACGACGGAGACGGTTCGCCTACCGGAAGACAACAACGGCGTCATAGTGCACACTGCCGTCCGCACCAAGGTACCGCTGAGGAAGAAAGTCCGGGGCGAACGATCCAAGTCCAAAACGGCTCCTCTCCCGCCGGGTCAATCCGTTCCGAAGCAGCTACTAGCGACAGCTACCGGCACTGGCGGAGTAGTGACCACTACAGCAGCGGCGGCAGCCGCAAACACAACCGCCATTCTTCCATCCAGCTCCAAGGACCGGTTCCATCTGTCCAGATCGTCAACGAGCAACCCCGCCACGGTGGTCATAAAGCAGGTCAAACGGCACGTTGGGAAAACGACTACAACCACTACAGTCGCTGGCGGTAAGACCGACAGTCCGAAGAAGCtcataaaaaagaaaaagaagcgtTCGAACGCCACCCCAGGGAATCCGTCCGACGAGTCCCCAGTAAAAGAACCGATCACCaaacagaaaaagaaaaagacgAAATCCAAACACAAGGAAGTAATCGACTACTCATCTAGGAGTGATGCTCACAGTCATTCCAATACATTCGGAAAAGTTCACCGATGGCTTCTGGAGTCGCCAATCGTTACGAATGCCACAAATCAATTCGAACACGCCTCCAAAGTTACGAACATCATCAATAAAAGCCAGTCAACTCCTGAGCATTTAACTACAACTACTGCAGCGGTTACGTCCCAGCAGCAACCCCGGTCACCCAAGAAAACCAGATTGAAGACCAAATCCGTCGGAAACATCAACGAGAAGGTGCGTCTTCAGGTCGTGTACAAACCGCCCTTCAAGTTCAGTCTCAAACTATCCAAAAACGATCCCTCCGTTAAAACCCACGTAGTTGTGGGACCAGTCGGTAAGCGAAAGGGCCGCATGGTGGACCGGAAACGGGTAGCCGCAGCCATCCAGTCCGAAACGCAACGAGGGCGCACAGCCATCTTGGTCCGACCTGCGGACGAATCCATTCCCTTTGTTGGCCCTCTGTCGGAGCCTAACTACGAAACCCTCAATCCACGCAACCTGCCTGAGGCTCCACCGTCTCCATCGTCCGAAACGCACGTTTATGAAAACGTGACATTCCAAGGTGATGCCGGTGGTCCGACCGAACTGCCAAACTCAGTGCCTCCTCCCATCAATACAGCCACGTTCCGCATCAACCGTAGCGCTAGTGGTAGTAACATAATGAATCCAGTGGGGTCCCACTTCCGGAACCCATCGATCACATCGGTGAGCCAGATTCGGCCCACCTCATCCGGTCTCCGTGGCAGTTCCTCGACTTTAGCCGCCACTGCCGGAGGTAGTCATAGCAATAGTAACAGTCGAGAACGTGACAAGCACCGACGCTCCTACGGTGGAGTGCTCGGTGGCGAAAGCACTGAAAGCCTCACCCGTTCCAGTACAACGAATCTGGCCAAGTCGGCGAGCAGTAAAAGAAACAGCTTCGCCGAGAAGCGCCGCTCCAGCTCAACGAGCCTGCACCAGCGACACTCGGGTTCGGCATCCAATCTGCACTTGATGAAGCGGCATTCCGGTTCGTCCAGTCAGTACCTCAATCAGGAACCGTCACGATCCGCGATGCCGCACGAAGTGCCCCTTAGTCGGAGGCACAGCACCAGCGTTAGGCCAGTAGATAGTAGCGCCGGTGcaagcaatagtgttaatagtAATAGTATGCAGAAGCAGAAAATTTCCCGCACATCCAGTAGCACGAACCTCAGTGGCGGTGGCAGCGGAACTGCAACGAAACGACGCGGCAGTATAGGCAGCAGGCAGCCTCCCGGCCATCCGCACCATCATCTGTCCC CAACGTCCCTCAACGTACGGCCCCAAAAGCCGAACGGGTTCGATCGGGCCGAGGACCGACGGCCGCACACATCGTCCTGTGATGAACGGCATCCGCCCACGGCGGGATTCGAATGGCCACCCGCCGGTCTGAAGCGGCCCGGCCACGACGATGACCCACTGCCATCGGACCTGGAGGTTATGGTGTCGGATGCGGAAAATCTGGTGGGCGACAGATAA